In one window of Microplitis demolitor isolate Queensland-Clemson2020A chromosome 4, iyMicDemo2.1a, whole genome shotgun sequence DNA:
- the LOC103570873 gene encoding ionotropic receptor 25a yields the protein MSKIGIKFIFTGLYLFNYILAQEVIKMMVVIENTDRHIFHLMNNILPEAEKAAGGNDIVKVDVEKVELDRNNVTESLNQACAVLSRGIAIALDMTHTGWDKLREIIANNSIIYLRSDGSIIPFIQATDEFLKKKNATDFALIFENPLDVDPALYYLLGASTLRLVIIDNLNNASISKIHDMKPQPSYYMIYSSTKGMEKLFQAAVDGNLVTRSGVWNLVFTDMDYKQFRYIKGPDILNHNIGIFSMNSTVCCTPLEKIICECPPDFKIFDQYLQVLMKQLVATFVKINSENGPKVRSIKGQCPLVERPAEEDKIIEIFKDAIIEVTEADPLHPLEYMPKSSIVVHECLIDIEILENGTLNLLAEWTKDTIAPAAGQVIAASQPHFRIGTTASIPWVTLHTDPRTGEVLRDANNNLMAEGYCIDFIRELSKKMQFTYELVVPKDRKFGDKLPDGQWTGLVGDLATRRTDIAIASLTMTSEREEVIDFVAPYFEQSGILIVMRKPVKETSLFKFMTVLKYQVWLSIVGAIVATAIMIWILDKYSPYSASNNKQLYPYPCREFTLKESFWFALTSFTPQGGGEAPKALSSRVLVAAYWLFVVLMLATFTANLAAFLTVERMQVPVQSLEQLARQSKINYTVVNNSNAYQYFSNMKNAEDKLYKVWKEITLNSTSDQTEYRVWDYPIKEQYGHIFQTIKTVGTVANASEGFLKVLDSTKAEFAFIHDSAEIQYQVTKDCNLTEIGEIFAEQPYAVAVQQGSHLQEEISRAILDLQKDRFFENLSAKYWNTSLKDKCPTSNENEGITLESLGGVFIATLFGLALAMITLGIEVLYHRRKNNLNDDKAQEANKSVKKIPSKLIKPKLHQFKPAPTVAFIGRNRGLRSRVSHISVYPKTFPYKD from the exons atgtctaaaatcggtattaagtttatttttactggcctatatttatttaattatattttggcacaggaagttattaaaatga tggtGGTGATAGAAAATACTGATAgacatatatttcatttaatgaataatattttacctgAAGCTGAAAAAGCTGCAGGTGGAAATGATATAGTAAAAGTTGATGTGGAAAAAGTTGAGTTAGATCGGAATAATGTCACGGAAAGTTTAAATcaag CGTGCGCTGTTTTGTCTCGTGGAATCGCAATAGCTCTCGACATGACGCACACAGGCTGGGACAAGCTACGGGAAATAATCGCCAACAACTCAATAATATACCTAAGATCCGACGGCAGTATAATACCTTTTATCCAAGCCACCGATGAatttctaaagaaaaaaaacgcaACGGACTTTGcgttgatttttgaaaatccatTGGATGTTGATCCAGCGCTCTATTACTTACTAGGCGCCTCAACTCTTCGACTTGTGATAATAGACAATTTAAACAATGCCTCGATAAGCAAAATCCATGATATGAAACCTCAGCCATCTTATTATATGATTTATTCCAGCACCAAGGGAATGGAAAAGTTATTCCAAgca gcTGTAGACGGTAATTTAGTCACAAGATCCGGTGTGTGGAATTTAGTTTTCACGGACATGGACTACAAACAATTTCGTTACATTAAAGGGCCCGATATACTGAACCATAATAtcggaattttttcaatgaattctACTGTGTGCTGTACaccattagaaaaaataatttgtgaaTGCCCACCAGATTTCAAG attttcgaTCAGTACCTACAAGTTTTAATGAAACAATTAGTAGCAACAttcgttaaaataaatagtgaaaatGGACCTAAGGTGAGGTCAATTAAAGGACAGTGTCCATTAGTAGAAAGACCGGCGGaagaagataaaataattgaaatatttaaggaTGCGATAATAGAAGTTACG gaagCAGATCCACTACATCCATTAGAATATATGCCAAAATCATCAATAGTTGTTCATGAATGTCTTATAGACAttgaaatattagaaaatggTACACTAAATTTATTAGCGGAATGGACTAAAGACACAATTGCTCCAGCAGCTGGACAAGTTATTGCTGCTAGTCAGCCACATTTTCGTATTGGAACGACGGCG TCTATACCATGGGTTACTCTTCATACTGACCCACGCACCGGAGAAGTTCTGCGGGACGCGAATAACAATTTAATGGCGGAGGGCTACTGCATTGACTTTATCCGGGAGCTGTCTAAGAAAATGCAATTTACTTATGAACTGGTCGTGCCGAAAGACAGAAAATTTGGAGATAAACTTCCTGATGGACAGTGGACGGGTCTCGTTGGTGATTTGGCCACTCgt agaaCAGATATCGCAATAGCGTCATTGACAATGACGTCAGAACGTGAAGAAGTAATCGATTTTGTGGCGCCTTATTTTGAACAATCTGGTATTTTAATag ttatgagAAAGCCGGTCAAGGAAACGTCACTGTTCAAATTTATGACGGTACTAAAATATCAAGTTTGGCTGAGTATCGTTGGGGCGATAGTTGCGACAGCAATTATGATTTGGATATTAGATAAATATTCACCTTACAGTGctagtaataataaacaacTTTATCCCTATCCTtgcag agAATTTACACTCAAAGAAAGTTTCTGGTTCGCCCTGACATCATTCACACCCCAAGGGGGTGGTGAGGCACCAAAAGCCCTATCTAGCCGAGTTTTAGTTGCCGCTTACTGGTTATTTGTTGTCCTCATGCTCGCAACATTTACCGCTAATCTAGCTGCGTTTTTAACCGTCGAAAGGATGCAA gtgCCTGTGCAATCATTAGAACAATTAGCGCGacaatctaaaataaattacacagtTGTAAATAATTCTAATGCCTACCAATATTTTAGCAATATGAAAAATGCCGAAGATAAActttataa agTATGGAAGGAAATAACTTTAAACAGTACAAGTGATCAAACAGAATATAGAGTTTGGGATTACCCGATAAAAGAACAATATGGACATATTTTTCAAACTATTAAGACGGTTGGTACTGTTGCTAATGCCAGTGAAGGTTTTTTAAAG gTTTTGGATAGTACAAAAGCTGAGTTTGCGTTCATACATGACTCGGCGGAAATTCAGTACCAAGTAACGAAGGATTGCAATTTAACAGAAATTGGTGAAATTTTTGCGGAGCAGCCTTACGCAGTTGCAGTGCAACAGGGCAGTCATTTACAAGAAGAGATAAGTCGAGC aattttagATTTACAAAAAGacagattttttgaaaatttatccgCTAAATATTGGAACACATCTTTGAAAGACAAGTGTCCGACTTCGAATGAAAATGAAGGGATCACTTTAGAAAGcttgg gtggAGTATTTATCGCAACATTATTTGGTCTCGCACTGGCAATGATAACACTAGGAATAGAAGTACTGTATCATCgacgtaaaaataatttaaatgatgacAAAGCACAGGAAGCCAATAagtctgttaaaaaaataccatcgaaattaataaaaccaaAACTACATCAATTCAAACCTGCACCGACTGTCGCGTTTATTGGACGGAATCGCGGGCTTAGATCCCGAGTTTCTCATATCTCAGTTTATCCCAAAACTTTTCCGTATAAagattaa